In one Legionella clemsonensis genomic region, the following are encoded:
- a CDS encoding MFS transporter, with the protein MAMVSSPSLHRIVIPGLLGNVLEWYDFALYGYFASTLTPLFFPAQNKTLALILTFTVFAIGFLMRPLGAIVFGYIGDRLGRKHALSYAILLMAIPTTLIGLLPDYSQIGIIAPSLLIVCRLLQGLAVGGEFTGSMVYLLEHTPTAKQGFYGSLAMASAFGGLLLGSAAATIVELFAVAWAWRIPFLLSITLGALGLYLRLHMPESPVFETLKKKHPLTVNPLKEVVSKHFSLMLKAMALVILPSTGFYLSFLYLTTYLNHFLAVALPHAMLINTLTLFLLMLACPAVGVLADKIGKWRILITGAAFFIFLSIPLYLLLQEKSLMAIFICQIAFACMVALSYSPIPAVLLELFPVAFRYTGLSLSYNLANALFGGTSAAVATSLIHVTGILFMPAVYLIFIATVTFVTLLKFKQLSAVSVH; encoded by the coding sequence ATGGCTATGGTCTCCTCTCCTTCGTTACATCGCATTGTGATTCCAGGGTTACTGGGAAATGTACTTGAATGGTATGATTTTGCTCTATATGGCTATTTTGCATCTACATTGACCCCTTTGTTTTTTCCTGCTCAAAATAAAACGCTTGCATTAATTCTAACATTTACTGTTTTTGCGATAGGTTTCCTAATGCGACCATTGGGAGCTATTGTATTTGGTTATATAGGGGATCGTTTGGGGCGAAAGCATGCGTTGTCTTACGCCATCCTATTGATGGCTATCCCAACCACTCTGATTGGATTATTACCTGATTATTCACAAATTGGTATTATTGCTCCAAGTTTGCTTATTGTTTGTCGATTGTTGCAAGGATTAGCTGTAGGTGGAGAGTTTACGGGTTCAATGGTTTATTTGCTGGAACATACACCCACCGCAAAGCAAGGTTTTTATGGTTCATTAGCGATGGCGTCCGCTTTTGGCGGGTTATTATTAGGTTCGGCAGCAGCCACAATTGTAGAATTATTTGCGGTAGCCTGGGCTTGGCGTATTCCTTTTTTGCTGAGCATTACTTTAGGGGCCCTGGGTTTATATCTTCGTTTGCATATGCCTGAGTCCCCTGTTTTTGAAACGCTTAAAAAAAAGCACCCCTTAACAGTAAATCCATTAAAGGAGGTAGTGAGCAAGCATTTTTCATTAATGTTAAAAGCGATGGCCTTGGTTATTTTACCCTCAACGGGCTTTTATCTGTCATTCTTATATTTAACAACCTATCTTAATCATTTTCTTGCTGTTGCTTTACCTCATGCCATGCTTATTAACACGCTTACCTTATTTTTACTTATGCTGGCTTGCCCGGCAGTGGGAGTGTTAGCTGATAAAATTGGTAAGTGGCGAATTTTAATAACAGGTGCAGCATTTTTTATTTTCTTGTCAATTCCCTTATACCTTCTTTTGCAAGAAAAAAGCCTTATGGCTATTTTTATTTGTCAAATAGCATTTGCCTGCATGGTGGCTTTGAGCTATTCACCTATTCCAGCTGTATTACTGGAATTATTCCCCGTTGCTTTTCGTTATACCGGTTTATCACTCTCTTATAATTTGGCCAATGCATTATTTGGTGGTACAAGTGCTGCTGTTGCAACATCATTAATTCATGTCACAGGAATTTTGTTCATGCCTGCCGTCTATCTTATTTTTATTGCTACAGTTACTTTTGTAACATTATTAAAATTTAAACAGTTATCCGCGGTGAGCGTTCACTAG
- a CDS encoding ribonucleoside-diphosphate reductase subunit alpha has translation MSEILEPVKDVPQISQLELTANAPGLLKTIKRNGKVVQYDDNKIKVAITKAFIAVEGSNAAASNRIHQQVNEITQQVTQAFKRRLPSGGAVHIEDIQDQVELALMRSSHYEVARAYVLYREEHRRAREVALKEQARDAKVPLITMPNGELKPLDLARVTTIVEEACRELENVKAEPVIKDALRNLYNQAKLEDVHKALIMAARTLVEREPNYTYVSARLLLDSLRTEALNKLEMQAEATFDEMTALYPIYFKAYIAQGINQGLLDHRLSEFDLDALGKALLPQRDMQFTYLSLQTLYDRYFLHENGVRYELPQAFFMRVAMGLAIREEYKTEKAIEFYLLLSSFDYMSSTPTLFNSGTVRPQLSSCYLTTVPDDLDGIYSAIKDNALLSKFAGGLGNDWTPVRAMGAHIKGTNGKSQGVVPFLNVADATAVAVNQGGKRKGAVCAYLECWHRDVEEFLELRKNTGDDRRRTHDMNTALWIPDLFMKRVHEEGEWTLFSPDEVPELHDEYGRAFETLYVRCEEKARRGEIRNVKILSAVKLWRKMLSMLFETGHPWLTFKDPCNLRSPQQHAGVIHSSNLCTEITLNTSQEEIAVCNLGSINLPAHIINGELDREKLRRTITTAVRMLDNVIDINYYSVPQARHSNLQHRPIGLGLMGFQDALYELKINYASQEAIDFADTSMELISYFAIEASCELAKERGNYSSYEGSLWSKGILPIDSINLLQQTRNKYLEQDRSQRLDWESLRVKVRTQGMRNSNVMAIAPTATISNICGVSQSIEPTYQNLYVKSNLSGEFTVINPYLVADLKALNLWDEVMVNDLKYFNGSVQPISRIPDELKARYATAFELDPTWLVEAASRRQKWIDQAQSLNIYMAKPSGKKLDQLYKLAWIRGLKTTYYLRSMGASNAEKSTITDGALNAVKIEEAPKVCSILDPDCEACQ, from the coding sequence ATGTCTGAAATTCTTGAGCCGGTAAAAGATGTGCCGCAAATAAGTCAATTGGAATTGACTGCCAATGCTCCAGGTTTATTAAAAACCATTAAACGCAACGGTAAAGTCGTTCAATATGACGATAATAAAATTAAAGTTGCCATCACCAAGGCATTTATTGCTGTTGAGGGTAGTAACGCTGCTGCCTCTAATCGCATTCATCAGCAGGTTAATGAGATAACACAACAGGTTACTCAAGCCTTTAAACGCCGTTTACCGAGTGGTGGAGCAGTTCACATTGAAGACATTCAGGATCAGGTTGAGCTTGCATTAATGAGAAGCAGCCACTATGAAGTTGCTCGTGCCTATGTCCTTTATCGCGAAGAACATCGTAGAGCTCGTGAAGTTGCCTTAAAAGAGCAGGCACGTGATGCTAAAGTCCCATTAATTACCATGCCAAATGGCGAACTCAAGCCTTTAGATCTGGCGCGCGTGACGACCATTGTCGAAGAAGCCTGTCGAGAACTGGAAAATGTCAAAGCTGAACCTGTTATTAAAGATGCTTTGCGAAATCTTTATAATCAAGCCAAACTGGAAGATGTGCATAAAGCATTGATTATGGCTGCTCGTACCCTGGTAGAGAGAGAGCCTAATTATACCTATGTTAGTGCTCGCTTATTATTGGATAGTTTAAGAACAGAAGCGCTTAATAAATTGGAAATGCAAGCTGAAGCTACGTTTGATGAAATGACAGCACTTTATCCAATTTATTTCAAAGCCTATATTGCCCAGGGAATTAATCAGGGCCTTCTGGATCATCGGCTGAGTGAATTTGATTTAGACGCACTGGGCAAAGCGTTACTACCTCAACGTGACATGCAATTTACTTATTTAAGCTTGCAAACACTTTATGACCGCTATTTCCTTCATGAGAATGGCGTTCGCTACGAATTGCCCCAGGCATTTTTCATGCGCGTTGCAATGGGACTGGCCATTCGTGAAGAATACAAGACTGAAAAAGCCATCGAGTTTTATTTACTGTTATCTTCCTTTGATTATATGTCATCTACCCCTACCCTTTTTAATTCAGGTACCGTAAGACCGCAATTATCAAGTTGTTATTTAACAACCGTACCGGATGATTTAGATGGTATTTACAGTGCGATTAAAGATAATGCCTTGCTTTCAAAATTTGCAGGAGGTCTTGGTAACGATTGGACACCTGTTAGAGCCATGGGAGCACATATTAAGGGGACCAATGGCAAATCACAAGGTGTTGTTCCTTTTTTGAATGTTGCTGATGCAACAGCCGTTGCAGTCAATCAGGGAGGAAAGCGTAAGGGGGCTGTCTGTGCTTATTTGGAATGCTGGCATCGCGACGTCGAAGAGTTTCTTGAATTACGCAAAAATACAGGTGATGACAGACGTCGTACGCATGACATGAATACAGCGCTTTGGATTCCTGATTTATTTATGAAACGCGTGCATGAAGAGGGAGAATGGACTTTATTTTCTCCAGATGAAGTACCTGAGTTACATGATGAATATGGCAGGGCATTTGAAACATTGTATGTCCGATGTGAGGAAAAAGCTCGTCGTGGTGAAATCAGAAATGTGAAAATCCTTTCAGCGGTTAAATTATGGCGCAAAATGCTTTCCATGTTATTTGAAACAGGGCATCCCTGGTTAACCTTTAAAGATCCCTGTAACTTGCGTTCACCACAACAACATGCTGGCGTTATTCATAGTTCCAATTTATGTACAGAGATTACTCTGAACACCTCTCAAGAAGAAATTGCTGTTTGTAACTTAGGCAGTATTAATCTTCCAGCCCATATCATTAATGGTGAACTGGATAGAGAAAAACTCAGACGCACCATTACTACTGCCGTGCGTATGCTGGATAATGTGATTGATATTAATTATTACTCTGTGCCTCAAGCACGCCATTCCAATTTGCAACATCGTCCAATTGGATTAGGTTTAATGGGCTTTCAGGATGCATTGTATGAGTTAAAAATTAATTATGCGTCTCAGGAAGCCATTGATTTTGCAGACACCTCAATGGAGTTAATCAGTTATTTTGCCATTGAAGCGTCTTGTGAGTTGGCAAAAGAGCGTGGCAATTATTCCAGTTATGAAGGATCATTATGGAGCAAAGGTATTCTCCCCATTGATTCCATTAACTTGTTGCAACAGACTCGCAATAAATACCTTGAACAAGACCGTTCACAACGACTTGACTGGGAAAGTTTGCGTGTTAAAGTGCGTACTCAGGGTATGCGTAATTCCAATGTAATGGCAATTGCCCCTACAGCAACTATTTCCAACATCTGTGGTGTTTCACAATCCATTGAGCCGACTTATCAAAACCTCTATGTGAAATCAAACTTGTCCGGTGAATTCACAGTGATTAATCCCTACCTGGTTGCTGATTTAAAGGCACTGAATCTTTGGGATGAGGTAATGGTTAATGATTTAAAGTACTTCAATGGTAGTGTACAACCCATCAGTCGCATCCCGGATGAATTAAAGGCACGCTATGCCACCGCGTTTGAACTTGACCCCACCTGGTTGGTTGAAGCCGCCTCCAGAAGGCAGAAATGGATTGATCAAGCGCAATCATTAAATATTTATATGGCAAAACCCTCAGGGAAAAAGCTTGACCAGCTCTACAAACTGGCATGGATACGTGGTTTAAAAACCACCTATTACCTGCGTAGTATGGGGGCTAGTAATGCTGAAAAGTCAACAATTACTGATGGGGCACTCAATGCGGTAAAAATAGAAGAAGCACCTAAAGTTTGTTCTATTCTGGATCCCGATTGCGAAGCCTGCCAATAA
- a CDS encoding outer membrane protein, whose protein sequence is MKYRLFLSVATAGVLGSTAFAGTMGPIMGSKDWTWVGSIAAGPVWARGGETQTFYLAPDIEKTYAARKSTNALASGELFVGLQKSLTSQWLGQLGLAVATTGNAKLQGVIWDDADPQFDNYSYQYKVRNTRLAVKGKLLLDKGYWFMPWVSASVGVGFNRAHEFTNTPLIFEALPNPNFTNHTKTAFTYTLGAGVQKALNDHWQIGVGYEFADWGKSELGRALGQTMNSGLTLNHLYTNGVLFNLTYVA, encoded by the coding sequence ATGAAGTATCGTTTATTTCTTTCTGTTGCAACAGCCGGTGTGTTGGGAAGTACAGCCTTTGCGGGCACCATGGGTCCTATTATGGGCTCCAAAGACTGGACCTGGGTTGGCTCAATAGCCGCAGGCCCGGTTTGGGCTCGTGGTGGTGAGACACAGACTTTTTATTTGGCGCCAGACATTGAAAAGACGTATGCGGCGAGAAAATCCACGAATGCTCTCGCTTCTGGCGAGCTGTTTGTAGGCCTACAAAAATCGTTGACTTCCCAATGGCTGGGGCAATTGGGTCTGGCAGTCGCCACTACCGGTAATGCCAAACTTCAAGGCGTGATATGGGATGATGCCGACCCTCAATTTGATAATTACAGCTACCAATATAAAGTACGAAACACTCGCCTAGCGGTGAAAGGCAAACTGTTGCTTGATAAAGGGTATTGGTTCATGCCCTGGGTGAGCGCAAGTGTAGGCGTTGGGTTTAATCGTGCTCATGAGTTTACTAATACACCGTTGATTTTCGAAGCATTGCCCAATCCTAATTTTACAAACCACACGAAAACCGCTTTTACCTACACCTTAGGCGCTGGCGTGCAAAAAGCGCTCAATGACCACTGGCAGATAGGCGTTGGCTATGAGTTTGCTGATTGGGGGAAAAGTGAACTGGGTCGCGCTTTGGGGCAGACCATGAACTCAGGATTAACTCTCAATCACCTTTATACCAATGGGGTTTTATTTAACCTAACTTATGTCGCTTAA
- a CDS encoding phosphodiester glycosidase family protein yields the protein MSRQTITSAKWLTRTFQFISLFILFVFASQDLNAEGWRKLAPGIEYQDLDGNLLTPWSHIHAFRINLKENRLSVVTAADLSREHASVNEYAQHTNALITINGGFFDNDYKPLGLRIDNKRQTSPLKNISWWGIFFIKNQKAYLTNVYQFRSNNSVDFAIQSGPRLLINSRIPPLKPGRAERSALGITHDGRIIILVTDNLPLSTTELAQLMKAPPLNCQNALNLDGGSSSQLKAQLPSFQLEVHGFSNVSDAIIVKPRHSNYMTDN from the coding sequence ATGTCCAGGCAAACCATTACTTCAGCAAAATGGCTAACTCGAACCTTTCAATTCATTTCCCTGTTCATCTTATTTGTTTTTGCCAGTCAGGATTTAAATGCTGAAGGATGGCGCAAATTGGCGCCAGGTATTGAATATCAAGATCTTGATGGTAATCTTTTAACACCCTGGTCACATATTCATGCCTTTCGTATCAATTTAAAAGAAAACCGCCTCTCAGTAGTTACTGCTGCTGATTTATCACGAGAACATGCCTCAGTGAATGAGTACGCACAACACACCAACGCTCTAATTACTATTAATGGCGGCTTTTTTGATAATGATTATAAGCCATTGGGATTGAGAATTGACAATAAGCGTCAAACATCCCCTCTTAAGAACATCAGTTGGTGGGGCATCTTTTTTATTAAAAATCAAAAGGCCTATTTAACGAATGTTTATCAATTTCGTTCTAATAATTCAGTTGATTTTGCAATTCAGAGTGGGCCAAGATTACTAATTAACAGTCGCATTCCACCACTAAAACCTGGTAGAGCAGAACGCTCAGCATTAGGAATTACCCATGATGGTCGCATTATTATTCTGGTGACTGACAATCTCCCTCTCTCAACAACTGAATTAGCTCAGTTGATGAAAGCTCCGCCATTAAATTGCCAGAATGCACTGAATTTGGATGGAGGGAGTTCAAGTCAATTAAAGGCTCAACTTCCCTCCTTTCAATTAGAAGTGCATGGCTTTTCGAATGTAAGTGACGCTATTATAGTCAAACCCCGCCATTCGAATTATATGACGGATAACTAG
- a CDS encoding ribonucleotide-diphosphate reductase subunit beta gives MSNLESIATAPKPMGATGLELLEMGAGRIHVDDKQIINCRADLNQLVPFKYKWAWDKYLAACANHWMPNEINMSADVALWKDPNGLTADERLIILRNLGFFSTADSLVANNLVLAVYRHITNPECRQYLLRQAFEEALHTHAYQYIIESLGLDEAAVFNMYREIPSVAKKASWALPFTQSLGDPNFHTGTLEADQRLLRDLIAFYVVFEGIFFYVGFTQILSMGRRNKMVGTSEQFQYILRDESMHMNFGIDVINQIKIENPQLWTPAFKEEMIQLIKEGVELEYQYARDTMPHGILGMNAEMFEEYLHFIANRRLSQIGLAEQYPGAENPFPWMSEMMDLKKEKNFFETRVIEYQAGGTLSWEDED, from the coding sequence ATGTCAAATCTAGAATCGATTGCAACAGCACCCAAACCAATGGGTGCTACTGGTCTGGAATTACTTGAGATGGGAGCTGGCCGTATTCACGTTGATGATAAACAAATCATTAATTGCCGGGCGGATTTAAATCAGCTGGTTCCTTTTAAATATAAATGGGCGTGGGATAAATATTTGGCCGCCTGTGCTAATCATTGGATGCCAAATGAAATTAATATGAGTGCAGATGTTGCTTTATGGAAAGATCCCAACGGATTAACTGCAGATGAACGCTTGATTATCTTACGTAATTTAGGCTTCTTTTCAACCGCTGATTCCCTGGTCGCTAATAACCTAGTACTGGCAGTTTACCGTCATATTACCAATCCGGAATGCCGCCAATACTTACTGCGTCAAGCCTTTGAGGAAGCCTTACATACCCATGCCTATCAATATATTATTGAGAGCTTAGGCCTGGATGAGGCTGCAGTCTTTAACATGTATCGGGAAATTCCCTCTGTAGCAAAAAAGGCATCCTGGGCCTTACCTTTCACGCAAAGTTTGGGTGATCCTAATTTCCATACCGGAACTTTAGAGGCTGATCAACGCCTGCTACGCGATCTAATTGCTTTTTATGTCGTTTTTGAAGGTATTTTCTTCTATGTCGGATTTACTCAAATTTTATCCATGGGTAGACGTAATAAAATGGTAGGCACTTCTGAGCAATTCCAATACATATTGCGAGACGAATCCATGCATATGAATTTTGGCATTGATGTCATTAACCAAATTAAAATTGAAAATCCGCAGTTATGGACTCCTGCATTCAAAGAGGAAATGATTCAGCTCATTAAAGAAGGCGTTGAATTGGAATATCAATATGCCAGAGATACAATGCCCCATGGTATTTTGGGTATGAATGCCGAGATGTTTGAAGAATATCTCCACTTTATTGCTAATCGTCGCCTTAGCCAAATTGGCTTAGCTGAACAATATCCGGGTGCAGAAAATCCCTTCCCCTGGATGAGTGAAATGATGGATCTGAAAAAAGAAAAGAATTTCTTTGAAACCAGAGTGATTGAATATCAAGCTGGTGGAACATTAAGCTGGGAAGACGAAGACTAA